In the genome of Schistocerca piceifrons isolate TAMUIC-IGC-003096 chromosome X, iqSchPice1.1, whole genome shotgun sequence, the window TGGCATTACATATGTCATTATTGATCTCCTCGATGTTTCAAACAGATGGGCACAATTTCAGATATTGTTTCTTATGTGGTTATTATAAGTTTCAGAACGTTTCTTTCTTTTGTTATATATTACGtgaaatttgtttaattttattaaGAGCAATAGTTTAGTTATATAAATGGCATTTATTTTAGCATCATTTCAAAGCATCGTTTACAGAGACGTTATACATATGGTCTAACGGGCTGGGAGGTTATCGCCGCTTGCCGAATCTCAGGAAGACGTGGCCGACGTCTTCTCGCTTGATGCCGGCTGGCAGCGGGCGGACCGATTGTCGGTGCGCCTCCGCAGCTGCAAGCACAGGACACGCCACTGCTACCAATATCTCATCGGTTCTTACGTACCATGCAATACTTCAATGCGTTATAATCATTGAGATAAACTGAAAAAGTGCAAAAGCTATGGCTGGGAACAGAGGAAACAGAACTGTATTTCGAACAAGCCGGCAGTTTTACACGAGTGCGTTCGATTCCCAAGGAGTGCAGAATGCAGGGAGGAGGAGGTCCACACGAGGACGCGTGATATACCTTGAAGGCGAGAGTTTTCTGCGAGCATCACCTCGCCTGTTGTGTTCAGTCGCATGCGATTCTGTTCTAACGTGCAGCTAATATgcaagcaaagaaaagaaaaactcgCTGACGGAATTACAGCTCCGTCAAAATGTGTATAGGGAAAGAGAGATAACAGTGTATTGCATCAAGGCAAGGTCACGAATCctacattattttatacataaGCGGACCAGTCATGACGAGAGTTAAAAGTGTATAACGAAAAATTGTGTAAGTGCACACGTCTAAGATCAAACAATATCAAGATGACGGCATTTGTCGGCAGTACCGAATTTTTTTCTCTAAATTATTTATTTCGAGGTCACATTCAGATACTCTACGAATAATAAACGAATTCGTAGCCAAGACCGCAAGTATCTTTTGTACGTGGAAACTCAGTCGCCACTTCGGTTAATAAAACCTTAAAGGTGCgtggaaaaaaaaacagttgggGTAAACATCTGGAGTGATTACTAGAGTGATCGAGGAAGACCCTGGTGTATCTAAAAACAAATAACAATGATACAGCATCAAGGTCGACACAGGACAAATCCCCCTTTATTTTTCTGCAGACACGAACCAACGAAGACGAAAGTTAAAAGTGTGTAACGAAAAATGGTGTAAGTGCACATTTTTAACTCTCGTAATACCaaccgggcgctgataaccgcgcagttgagcgccccacagaccaaatatcatcatcatcatcatcatcattatcatcatcgtaaTACCAacgtgagggggagggggatggggtacTTTGTGCGAGGGGGCCtcctatcggaggttcgagtcctccttcgggcatggttgtgtgtgttctccttagcggaagttagttcaagttagattaagtagtgtgtaagcttagggaccgatgacctcagcaattggtcccataagaccttaccacaaatttccaaatttgtgcggggggggggggggggggggaggactactTCATGCCcaccttttgtttttaatgaattctgtggtgtcaccgccagacaccacacttgctaggtggtagcctttaaatcggccgcggtccgttagtatacgtcggacccgcgtgtcgccactatcagtgattgcagaccgagcgccgccacatggcaggtctagtctagagaagatttcctagcactcgccccagttgtacagccgactttgctagcgatggttcactggctacttacgctctcatttgcagagacgacattttagcatagccttcagctacgtcatttgccacgacctagcaagacgccatattcagttactatgtatcctgaacagataatattgtgaatcatgtaccgtcaagagcgacgttcatcattaatggattaaagttaagtatcaaactaattacgtccgctttctgaattctaattccttgtcatgttccagacctcacgtcagtgtagttcttccctcctcacgccagcctgcatgagctaaaacgcgtgtatttcggcctcctctagtgacacggtgttggctcttctgccaacacttacAAATTCTTCTACTAGATTCCATATAAGTTTTAAATTGTTCAGTTAAATTTAACCCAAAACGTAATTCTCTGTAATAGATGCCACTTTCCTCAGGAAACGTCGTACTCAATATTTCCAGGTTTAGGGTCTTGCTTATacatcaatatctctttaaaaactatgttgagagcaaaagtcaacaacaatgaagCAAATTtgcaatttctaaattttttttggtGACCATAAAGTCGGTAGTACACGTTATTAAATGTGCGTTGGTACTGCTAAAGGTATTTTCAGATTCCGAGCCCTACTTACATATCAGTACCCCTTTAAAAATAGCgttgttaatataattcaacaacaatCGAGACCCCCTCGCCATGGTAATGCGCGTTATAGAAAATGCCTTGATATTGCTAGGTTCAATGTCAAACAATACTAAACTTTTTTCCGTAATTTATTTGGTTAAGAGGTCACATTTAGATACTCTATGGATGATTAATGAATTTCCAACTGAGACTAGACGCATCTTCCGTACCAAAGAAACTATAAACTCTACTCAACCTCTAAACGCCGAGTGTCACGAATTCGCATCATACCAATGCGACGCTAAGAAACAAATGGAAGGTTAACAGTTTTTAAGCTCCAGTAGCGGTAGATGCATATTCGACACAACGCTTCTAACACTTCTGAAACGTGCTGCCATATCCTGAATGTTTCGAGTGTTTCTAAGGcgacacacttttttctttttttctttcatgtgGCAGTTTATTTAGGTATTGATAGGCTAATAAAATGAAATGGTGTGCgtataaaagaaaataaaggaagTGAAAATGTGTAGCGTAGTTACCAAAATGATCGAGGTAGTCCTTGGCGGAAGTGGCGAGCTCGGAGAAGGCTTCATACGCCTGGCACACCTTGCGGATCTGCGGGGAGACGTCGTCAGTGGCGCAGACGATGGGCCGCGTCACGGGCACCGCGTTCGCCTGCGCGCCCCACCACGCCAGCTGCGCGCTCACCGCCAGGGCTACCACAATCACCATACAGCTGCGCATCCTGCAACACGCGGGGGCACTCAAAACCTCAGCCAGTCTGCCACTTGCGCTGCACAGAcgtgcaggggttggacaaaaatatggcaacaccgcgagaaatgtatgcttcaacataaatgcagtaATTAGCCGAGCCTGCAGGTGGCGCTGTCCTATTTGACCACGAGTAGCACCTGTGCAATGCCGACAacatgttgcaagtgtcagcgGTGGCtagaacagtgttctgcgtagttgtCAGAGCATTACgtgtgcttccgtaaccgaggttGCAGAAGAGTtcggtgtttcaagaagcaccgtatCGATGATTTGTACAGGATACATGGAAAGCGATAAACATCATGtgctaagtcacaaagcggaaAAAAGCGTGTTTTACAGTGAACGTGAGGGGCGGTAATTGAAGtgcattgtgacgaaaaataagaggataacAGCTGAAAAAGTAACTGTAGAGATGAATAAAGTATTCGCGATCCCttatcagcatcaaaacaacacgaagagagcttcaaaaaaaaaaaaaaaaaaaaaaaaaatggttcaaatggctctgagcactatgggactcaactgctgaggtcattagtcccctagaactcagaactagttaaacctaactaacctaaggacatcacaaacatccatgcccgaggcaggattcgaacctgcgaccgtagcggtcttgcggttccagactgcagcgcctttaaccgcacggccacttc includes:
- the LOC124723092 gene encoding myosuppressin is translated as MRSCMVIVVALAVSAQLAWWGAQANAVPVTRPIVCATDDVSPQIRKVCQAYEAFSELATSAKDYLDHFAAEAHRQSVRPLPAGIKREDVGHVFLRFGKRR